The DNA sequence TAAAATGGGTGCTCAGTAGGTTGATGAGGATTGATTCAGGGCATCTTAATTCAATAAGTGCTGTAGAAATGCTGGCAAGCGACTTCTATTTTCCAGCTATTTGTTGTCCTTCCACTGTTATTGGGAAATGATTATTGGGATGTCATCCTTCCATGTTATTGGGTGATCTGACTTAGCGGAGTCTTAACACCAAGCTTTCTGCAggccctctttccctccaccacTTCACTCTATTTTGAGATCTGATACAGCTTGTAACCTTTGACCCATTTCCTCTgtaatatttttacaaatgagtttgcAGACTAAACCAGTGTTGTCCTTGGAAACTATGTTTTTCAAGGAGATCAAATGTTTGCTGGATAAGTTGCTTTCTAGCCTCTTATGGTCTCTTCATAGTGGAAATTGTTTCATATTAGTCAAATCTTTTCTAAGAAATGCTGAGAAAGTTAATGtctttattcatccatttcccatttttcagtcaAAAGTTTCTTTAAGTAGGTTGGAGGCATTATATATTTTTGAGAATATTATCTTCCCATCTGTATCCTTTCTTTTAGATTAATGTTAATATAGGTCTTTGCTCTAACCAGTTAGTGGTTTAATTACATCACAAGCATGATTCAGAAATAGCTCCTATGTCAGAAGCCAATTATTTCCTGTTTGAAAAATacagttattttaattgtttttgtgaTATTGTTGCTATTTACTTGCTCTTTTTAAAACCTCTGTCTTTGAAAAAAAGATTCATGGACTAGAGATGTACAGACGTCAAACTTTTGGTTTCTTTAATTCCCTAATCCTGAATGTTATTTTCCAACCTATTTGTCACTGTGCTCTTCTATTCAGATTCATGTTGAAGCCATTGAATATTGAGAGGAGTGTTGCTTTACTTTGGAGGTTTAGTCCAATCCTCCAAAAGTCTTCTTTATTTCTCCATCCTTTCCAAGAGATGCTGGTGCACACACTACAACTCATTATATTTGAGATGGACCTCTTGCTTGCACATGAGGGAGCCAACTGTCTCTGTGAGGTGCGTCTGGGGGTTACCTATCCATTTAGCTGCAATTTCCTTGCATCTTCTGGTTCCATTGAAAGCAAGAACAGAAATATTGCTGTGACTCAGTTTTTCTCATACTTAGAGGACCAACAatgattaatatttatatatgattcAAAATCTATGTGATTCCTAATACCCTGTCCCTTTTTCCACCACCTTGCCATTATCGCTATGGAAGTGGGAGGGGGACATGCAGCATTGAGATccattctatatttttctttgtttcatggctAAATAATTCATCACCAAGGGCTGATCTGCTAATGATGAACCTCTCTGTACTTGGTTAAGCTGCTCATCAGACAGTAGGTACCATCTACTTCTGACTCCATGTTCATGACCTTTCCCATTTGGTAGAGTCTGTCAGAGCTCCAGTGGCATGACCTCATCATTACACCACACTGAGGCACTGGAGGAGAGGTTTGTGGACATACCGGAGCAACTCTATCCCAGCAAATGATTATACCTGGTAGGTCCTCAGAACCAGAGTTGGGGGTGGGATGATGCAAGGAGTTCTGTCAGGGTCACTTACCTGACCTGTTGAACTTGAGAAGAGGATAGAGTGACACAGCTGTCTCAGAAGCACTGGATCAGGAGCCGAGGgatctggttcaaatcccagctattCTACCAGATAACTGTTTGACCGTGGGTTAATCACATGATCTCTTTaaggccttagttttctcatacgCTGCATGATTGTTTTATAAGTTTCAAGAGCAGAGTTGGGCTCAGTGTTGGTTAAAGACTTTGTTTTGCACTCTTCTACTCCCATGTGCTTGATTGACCTGTTCCTTGTGTCCATTCTATGCTTATTGAATTCCTATCTACCCTTTAAAGCTCAACTCAACAACATGAAGCCTTCCTTTATTTCCCTACTCAGCTAGGCTCTTCTTATTTGACTGTTGcatagcattttgttttgtaCGAATCATATAATAGATAATACAGTCGTCTGTTTATGTGTCACATCCATCTACTGAACAATAAGGTCCATGAAGACAAGAGCCTTGTCTATCTCCTCCAGTGCCCAGAATAGAGctgtgcacacagtaggcacctaaGTAGTTTTTCTTGAATGGTGGTTGAATGAATGCCTTCACTTGTATTTCTTTGGTCTCTGCAGGAATCACATCCAGTCTCTCCTTAATGAACACACATCAACAGGCAAAATGGGCAGCAACGGCACAAGTGATACAACCAACAGCTGCAATGAAACAAATGTAGCATTCCAGTACTCCCTGTATGCTGTCACATATATCGTGGTCTTCATCCCTGGCCTCCTGGCCAACAGTACAGCCCTCTGGGTCTTGTGCCGCTTCATCAGCAAGAAGAACAAGGCCATCATCTTCATGATCAATCTGTCTGTGGCTGACCTTGCCCATGTGCTCTCGCTGCCACTGAGGATCTATTACTACATCAACCACCACTGGCCCTTCCCAAGGTTCCTGTGCCTTCTCTGCTTCTACCTGAAGTACCTCAACATGTATGCAAGTATCTGCTTCCTGACATGTATCAGTCTGCAGCGTTGCTTCTTCCTTCTCAAGCCCTTCAAGGCCCGAAACTGGAAGCGTAGGTATGATGTGGCCATCAGTGCCACCATCTGGGTTGTTGTTGGGACTGCCTGCTTGCCGTTTCCCATCGTGAGAAGTGCTGTCCTGGCCAACAAGTCCCAAGATGCCTGCTTTGCTGACCTGGGATACACACAGATGAATGTGGCACCCTCAGTGGCAATGATCATATTGGCTGAGCTGTCTGGCTTCGTGGTTCCTGTTGTCACCATTGCCTGGTGCACTTGGAAGACAGTGATATCTTTGCAGAACCCACGTGTAGCCTGTGAAGGGGAAGCTGAGAAGCAGAAGGCTCTTCGGATGGTCTTCATGTGTGCTGGGGTCTTCTTCATCTGCTTCACCCCCTACCATATAAACTTCCTTTTTTATACCTTGGTGAAGGAAAAGGTGATCACTAGCTGCCCCATTGTTCAAAGCACAAACTATTTCCACCCTTTCTCCTTGTGCCTTGCAAGTCTGTGTTGCTGCTTAGATCCAATCCTTTACTACTTCACAACTTCTGAATTCCGTGACCAACTCTCCCGCCACGGTAGCTCAGTGATCCGATCCCGGCTTATGAGCAGGGAGAGTGGCTCTTCAATGGCAAGCTAAGGATGCCCATCCCCAAAGACTTGCTTTTCTCTCATATTCTTTAGCTTGTCCCTAAACCCAGAGAAACAGTCAAGCTATACGTGGAGTTACTGGAGGCTTAGTACGGGGGCAGTGAGCATAGAAGGAGGCAGAGGTGGGCTTTGTTTGTCTgtaatgtttttgttgttctgaAATTGAGGACTCTTTAAGAGAACAAGATTAAAGTCTGACAGGTGtatcaaataaaagagaaaagctgTCATCTCGTTGAACACATTCTCAGTAAATTGTGGTAATTTCATccaatatatacatttttttaaaaaatatttttccagtgtacatattttttttctgtaaaaaacaaacaaacaaaagcttaTCTTCTCTGGAGCCAATGACTTTTCCCTTATTTATATAATGCAGATGAAAAAAACCAGTCTCTTAGATGTGTGGATTACACAAGCAAAGGAGGAAAACAATAGATAGAATTTGGCCCCTAGttccttttcttgaagaaaagggGGATTGGAGATTACCTCACTTCATCTAGTTGCCAGCACTGATTCAGTAGACAAGGACCCAGCACTTCACTTTACTTTGCCCATGAAGACACAGACCCAAACTGGGTCTACATATGTGAGTATGGCTGCAATGTACAACCCAGTTTGCCTGTGGTAATTGTGCTGATCCTTATGGGGTAGACCTGTTACTTTGTCTCTTAGCTGAGTCAGACATACAGGATTTTCTGATAATGTCCCATTCTTTAGTGCTCACAGATCTTGGTCCTAAAGGTTGAAACAATCCATTCCACCAAAAAAGATGTCTCCCTTTAGGTATGGCCCAAAGGGTTCAACCCAttaagttgaaaaagaaaaacagaattttgaGTAAGTCAGATAACTCTCAGGCTTAACTCCCTCACCCTACACACATATCCTTACAACTTTACAAATTTCCATAGAGTTTATTGCACCCCTGCTACGTGCAGGGAAAGCCAGTGCTTTGATAGACACTCCTGCCATTTAGCTCAGACATGGATAAGTTTGCCACGAGGAAACCGGATGACCCCAAAATTCTGTGGCCATTCTTAGTGGGTAGAGCGGTTAAATCCAATAACTCATGCTATTGTATAATGAACCTAGAATCTTATCACATCCTGTGTGAAAGGGATAAAGAGCAATTTCTGGGAGGACAAATTTCCagcttcagttttttccagaggtGATTACTACAATTTCAGGATCATTGAAGAGGATTTCAGTATCTGCTTATGTGCATTACCTTCCAGTGAGGGGCCCACACCAAAGAGCTATTAGCACATGCATGCTGGTAACAGCAAAAGAGGCCTAGGGAGAGAGATATAGACAAACTAGTTTCTGTCCAAAGGGAGCATGTGATATGACTATAAATAACgagaattcactttttaaaaatacagtatcattgacatcttttgttttttaaaataacatttcctGATATGCAAATTAAAGAACGTTgctcatgttgttgttcagtcatgtacgAGTCTTCATGACCTGGTAGACCATATCATGCCAGTACTGTCcgtgggggttttcttggtaaagatactggggtggtttgccatttccttctcccatggattaaggcaaatagaggttaaatgacttactcagggtcacataactaatgaatgtctgaggctagatttgaaccgaggtcttctgactctggacTTAATGCTCTATCCACCAAGCCACTTAGTTCCCTCTGCATTGTACATAATAcacacttaatcaatgcttcttcattcactcatttgtATACTATCCTTCCCCTGGTAGTATTCTCCTTtgttaagaagaaaaagacaaagctGAAACAGTGATCATCTCTATCAGAATATACAACATTCTTCATTTGTAACCTGCCTGCACCTACAAGGATGGATTGATTTTCTGGTGTGGATGGTATATTCCCATGGAGAAACTTCAGAAATGGGTTGGACAAGGCAACTGCTTTGGAAAATGGTTTTCATTTT is a window from the Notamacropus eugenii isolate mMacEug1 chromosome X, mMacEug1.pri_v2, whole genome shotgun sequence genome containing:
- the LOC140516133 gene encoding putative P2Y purinoceptor 10; the encoded protein is MGSNGTSDTTNSCNETNVAFQYSLYAVTYIVVFIPGLLANSTALWVLCRFISKKNKAIIFMINLSVADLAHVLSLPLRIYYYINHHWPFPRFLCLLCFYLKYLNMYASICFLTCISLQRCFFLLKPFKARNWKRRYDVAISATIWVVVGTACLPFPIVRSAVLANKSQDACFADLGYTQMNVAPSVAMIILAELSGFVVPVVTIAWCTWKTVISLQNPRVACEGEAEKQKALRMVFMCAGVFFICFTPYHINFLFYTLVKEKVITSCPIVQSTNYFHPFSLCLASLCCCLDPILYYFTTSEFRDQLSRHGSSVIRSRLMSRESGSSMAS